One Candidatus Binatia bacterium DNA window includes the following coding sequences:
- a CDS encoding dihydrodipicolinate synthase family protein, with protein sequence MSLEDLGRIVPILPTPLDASGALDLEGLRHLVRFCAEEGFDGVVVLGSNGEFPYLTFDEKRRVMAAAVEAAAGRIPVIGTASAWATDHAVALARTARDVGCDAVLAALPTYWAVSADEAREHFAVLARESGLPVVFYYFPEATGLTLTPREIARIAAIDGVVGTKLTVTSARFLREVVDETRHRGWRVLTGTTFLLQECLAAGGAGVFCPLPLVAPALVREFYEALRRGDRGRSRRLRARVLRAVPLFSGVSASPRLQALGFRILARLPAGTARRRPRPTHGLLKEALRQRGHPLTAVVRPPLRPVTPAQQELVRRTLAELDRE encoded by the coding sequence ATGAGCCTCGAAGACCTGGGCCGAATCGTTCCCATCCTGCCGACGCCGCTCGACGCGAGCGGCGCTCTCGACCTGGAAGGGTTGCGCCACCTCGTCCGCTTCTGTGCCGAAGAAGGATTCGACGGCGTCGTCGTCCTCGGGTCGAACGGCGAGTTTCCCTACCTCACTTTCGACGAGAAAAGACGCGTCATGGCAGCCGCCGTGGAAGCCGCAGCCGGCCGCATCCCCGTCATCGGGACGGCGTCCGCCTGGGCGACCGACCACGCGGTCGCTCTCGCGCGTACGGCCAGGGACGTTGGCTGCGATGCGGTGCTCGCGGCGCTCCCGACGTACTGGGCTGTTTCGGCCGACGAAGCGCGCGAACACTTCGCCGTTCTCGCCCGCGAGAGCGGCCTGCCCGTCGTGTTCTACTACTTTCCGGAAGCCACAGGTTTGACCTTGACGCCGCGCGAGATCGCGCGGATCGCAGCCATCGACGGAGTCGTGGGCACGAAGCTCACGGTGACGAGTGCACGGTTTCTGCGCGAGGTCGTCGACGAAACGCGACACCGAGGCTGGCGGGTGCTCACCGGCACGACCTTCCTCCTCCAGGAGTGCCTCGCGGCCGGCGGCGCCGGGGTGTTCTGCCCGCTACCCCTCGTCGCACCCGCGCTCGTCCGCGAGTTCTACGAGGCGCTCCGGCGGGGCGACCGAGGCCGAAGCCGGCGCCTCCGCGCGCGGGTCCTCCGCGCCGTGCCGCTTTTCAGCGGCGTCTCCGCGTCCCCGAGGCTCCAGGCCCTGGGTTTTCGGATTCTCGCACGCCTTCCCGCCGGTACCGCCAGGCGGAGACCACGGCCCACGCACGGACTTCTCAAGGAGGCGCTGCGCCAGCGCGGCCACCCGCTCACCGCCGTCGTCCGCCCACCGCTCCGGCCCGTCACCCCCGCGCAGCAGGAGCTCGTCCGCCGCACGCTGGCCGAACTCGACCGGGAGTGA